In Arctopsyche grandis isolate Sample6627 chromosome 13, ASM5162203v2, whole genome shotgun sequence, one DNA window encodes the following:
- the LOC143920931 gene encoding acyl-CoA synthetase short-chain family member 3, mitochondrial produces MITSVKCDDGDMLEAQVNGDKNGTSKDVGMFEKQINRAKLDGRMDKFEGSTEFILDQNPYSSPKYEAAYKRSLEDPEGFWGDVGKSVVWSKPWDKVLDHTNPPFTKWYVGGELNACYNAVDRHVLAGRGDRTALIHDSPLTQVIRKVTYNQLLDQVSHIAGALASLGVNKGDSVLIYMPLIPEAVVSMLATARLGAVHSVVFGGFAARELCARIEHAQPKVIIAASCGVEPNKIVKYKDILNDALARSSHLPNKCIIFQRHKTHTCKLEPDIDVDWNEAIKTDPHMCVPVEANEPLYILYTSGTTDKPKGIQRPTGGHIATLTWTMSNIYGIKDTDVWWAASDLGWVVGHSYICYGPLLFGITCVMYEGKPDRTPDPGQYFRIIHQHQVNAIFTIPTAFRVIRREDPEMRFGRKYSTKSLRNVFVAGEHCDDETKTWAERVFKVPILNHWWQTETGHAITATCLGLVPMKMPAPKFSAGMPVPGYNIQVLRADGSNAKPNELGRIAIKLPLPPGTASTLFKADDRFRQVYFSRFDGYYDTMDAGYADEFGHIYVTARDDDVINVAGHRLSTSAIEDVVLAHPDVCDASVMGVPEPTKGEIPLCLFVMRANANKNESEITNDLIKMVRELIGPIASFNKAAAVAGLPRTRSGKTLRKSIADLSRNKLVQLPGTIEDPSVYKDIKRVLRELGYAKNAPDPLL; encoded by the exons ATGATAACGTCAGTGAAGTGTGACGATGGTGACATGTTGGAAGCTCAGGTGAACGGAGATAAAAATGGCACCAGCAAGGATGTCGGAATGTTTGAAAAGCAGATCAACAGAGCAAAATTGGATGGGCGTATGGACAAATTCGAAGGATCAACAG AATTCATTTTGGACCAAAATCCATATTCATCGCCGAAATACGAAGCGGCATATAAGAGGTCGCTGGAAGACCCTGAAGGCTTTTGGGGTGACGTGGGGAAATCGGTTGTGTGGAGCAAACCTTGGGATAAGGTTTTAGACCACACCAACCCCCCTTTCACAAAAtg GTACGTCGGTGGAGAATTGAACGCTTGCTATAATGCTGTGGATCGTCATGTCCTTGCAGGACGTGGAGACAGGACAGCCCTCATCCATGACAGTCCTTTAACCCAGGTGATAAGGAAGGTCACATACAATCAACTATTGGATCAG GTGTCACACATAGCAGGAGCTCTAGCTTCATTAGGAGTCAACAAAGGTGACAGTGTTTTGATATACATGCCACTAATTCCCGAAGCAGTTGTATCAATGCTTGCCACTGCAAGATTAGGAGCCGTCCATTCCGTTGTCTTTGGAG GATTTGCAGCGAGAGAACTGTGCGCTCGTATTGAGCACGCCCAACCCAAGGTCATCATTGCGGCCAGCTGCGGAGTAGAACCCAATAAGATAGTCAA ATATAAAGATATTTTGAACGATGCTTTGGCACGTTCATCGCATTTGCCAAACAAGTGCATCATTTTCCAGCGTCACAAAACACACACGTGCAAACTGGAGCCGGACATAGATGTGGATTGGAATGAAGCCATCAAAACAGATCCACATATGTGTGTTCCCGTGGAAGCTAACGAaccactctatattttatacacTTCTGGCACAACGG ATAAACCAAAAGGTATTCAAAGGCCGACTGGAGGACACATAGCCACATTGACATGGACGATGAGCAATATCTACGGAATAAAGGACACGGACGTGTGGTGGGCTGCGTCAGATCTTGGATGGGTCGTAGGACACTCTTACATTTGCTATGGTCCTCTACTTTTCGGTATTACGTGTGTCATGTACGAGGGTAAGCCCGACAGAACACCGGATCCTGGACAATATTTTCG aaTTATACATCAGCACCAGGTCAATGCGATATTCACGATTCCGACAGCGTTCCGTGTCATAAGGAGGGAAGATCCTGAAATGCGATTCGGTCGCAAATATTCTACCAAGTCTTTGAGGAATGTTTTTGTCGCCGGTGAACATTGCGATGATGAAACTAAG ACATGGGCCGAGAGAGTGTTCAAAGTTCCAATCTTAAACCACTGGTGGCAAACTGAAACAGGACATGCAATAACAGCCACATGTCTCGGCCTCGTACCGATGAAAATGCCAGCACCTAAATTTTCAGCAGGAATGCCGGTTCCAGGATACAACA TCCAAGTCTTGAGAGCAGATGGCTCAAACGCCAAACCGAACGAACTAGGCAGAATTGCCATAAAATTACCGCTACCGCCAGGAACAGCTTCAACTCTCTTTAAAGCAGATGATCGTTTCCGACAAGTTTACTTTTCTAGATTTGAT GGTTACTATGATACAATGGACGCAGGATACGCTGATGAATTTGGACACATCTATGTAACAGCACGAGACGATGACGTTATCAACGTGGCCGGTCATCGCTTATCGACCAGTGCTATAGAAGATGTTGTACTCGCTCATCCAGATGTATGCGATGCATCTGTGATGGGAGTACCGGAACCGACAAAGGGAGAAATTCCACTATGCCTATTCGTAATGAGAGCAA atgCTAATAAGAATGAATCCGAGATTACGAATGATTTGATTAAGATGGTTAGGGAATTGATTGGTCCGATTGCTTCGTTTAATAAAGCAGCCGCCGTTGCCGGTTTGCCGAGGACTCGCTCTGGAAAGACTCTGCGCAAATCCATTGCCGATCTGTCCAGGAACAAGTTGGTGCAACTGCCGGGAACCATAGAAGATCCCAGCGTTTACAAAGACATCAAGAGAGTACTGCGAGAGCTCGGTTATGCAAAGAACGCTCCGGATCCTTTATTATAA
- the Dis3 gene encoding exosome complex exonuclease RRP44-like protein Dis3, whose product MVLTGCSVTSNTFLALTKRGNVLKIVREHYLRDDLWCGSMCCSICHQTDNDIVLEKSPESHSSTHTYPHYLVLDTNVILNQIDVLEEDIITNVIILYTVLNEVKHRSSSIYKRLNDIIGNPKRKFYIFVNEHHKETYVERMPGEKENDRNDRAIRVASSWYGEHISLSFFIKKDKIKIVLLTDDADNLKKACESGIIASTVRDYVKSFKAYPGLEDKLSHHTFVLENNINESLFPPHLTPQQIHDGIKTGKFLQGTYYASRENFLEGSVNVEGHEKFILVQGREGLNRAVDGDVVAIELLPEDKWTNPSEIVLEDVEDDPGDILEDEEIVLSSKSKTKVDKADLTPTGMIVGIIRRKWRQYCGILQPSLIQGGTRHLFVPAERKIPKVRIETRQAETLKSQRIIVAIDSWPRNSRYPLGHFVRALGKIGDKDTENEVLLLEHDVPHSKFSEAVLSFLPKLPWVITEKDVAERVDLRHLDICSVDPPGCTDIDDALHCRSLPNGNYEVGVHIADVSHFIRPGNAMDKEAANRATTVYLIDKRIDMVPDLLSSNLCSLRGGEDRFAFSCVWEMDENANIISTKFHKSIIKSRLAMTYEEAQLRIDDKSQNDAIAKSLRNLNNFAKTLKKRRIDNGALVLASMEIRFQVDSETHDPIEVEAKKQRETNSMVEEFMLLANISVAQKIDVEFPECAMLRRHPEPPQANFTPLIKAGQNRGYEIITTTGGALAKSLNDAVMDDNPFFNTMLRILATRCMMQAVYFASGTLQKNDFFHYGLACPIYTHFTSPIRRYADIIVHRLLAACIGADSTYTELLDRRVTSKLCENLNYRNRMAQYAGRASVALNTHLFFRGKVQREEGYILFVRKNALQILIPKFGLEGIIYVSGKKLSANPKSPKFSYSEEQQTQTYGDVVFHSFDPVTIQLSLDTSNVQHEKIVLQLVKPYIEGFSVGDDVVMDEDSSANGSKRNQEEIKTPSGDKQGKKKRKSIK is encoded by the exons ATGGTGTTGACCGGATGTTCGGTTACCTCTAACACCTTCTTGGCACTCACGAAACGAGGAAATGTCCTTAAG ATAGTGAGAGAGCATTACCTCCGTGATGATTTGTGGTGTGGGTCCATGTGCTGTTCGATTTGTCACCAAACTGATAACGACATAGTTCTTGAAAAATCTCCAGAGTCGCACAGCTCTACTCACACGTATCCTCACTACCTAGTTTTGGATACGAATGTGATTTTGAATCAGATTGACGTACTAGAAGAAGATATCATCACCAatgttataatattgtatacagTATTGAACGAAGTCAAACATCGTAGTAGCAGCATATACAAACGGTTGAATGATATAATAGGAAATCCTAAAaggaaattttacatatttgtcAACGAACATCACAA AGAAACTTATGTAGAGAGAATGCCAGGCGAAAAGGAAAACGATAGGAACGATAGAGCAATTCGTGTTGCGTCCTCTTGGTACGGTGAACACATTTCTCTAAGCTTTTTCATTAAAAAGGACAAAATTAAAATCGTTTTGCTAACTGATGATGCTGATAACTTAAAGAAAGCTTGTGAAAGTGGTATTATTGCTAGCAcag TTCGTGATTATGTTAAAAGTTTCAAAGCTTATCCTGGCCTCGAAGATAAATTATCTCATCACACTTTTGTATTGGAGAATAATATAAACGAATCACTTTTTCCTCCGCATTTAACTCCGCAACAAATACACGATGGTATAAAAACTGGAAAATTTTTGCAAGGCACATATTATGCATCCAGAGAAAACTTTTTAGAGGGTTCCGTAAATGTCGAGGGACACgagaaattt atTCTTGTACAAGGACGAGAGGGCTTAAACAGGGCAGTAGACGGCGACGTTGTCGCCATTGAACTTTTACCTGAAGATAAGTGGACGAATCCAAGTGAAATCGTACTggaagatgttgaagatgatCCTGGTGATATTTTAGAAGATGAAGAAATTGTTTTGTCGTCCAAGAGTAAGACGAAAGTTGATAAAGCTGATTTAACACCTACTGGAATGATTGTCGGTATTATAAGGCGAAAGTGGAGGCAATATTGTGGTATATTACAGCCGAGTTTAATTCAAG gtggCACACGTCATTTGTTCGTCCCAGCTGAACGAAAAATTCCCAAAGTTCGTATAGAAACGAGACAGGCCGAGACATTAAAATCGCAACGTATAATAGTTGCTATTGATTCTTGGCCAAGAAATTCCCGGTATCCACTAGGACATTTCGTGAGAGCCTTGGGGAAAATTGGCGATAAAGATACAGAAAATGAGGTATTGCTTTTGGAACATGATGTCCCCCATAGTAAGTTTAGCGAAGCCGTTTTGAGCTTTCTACCGAAACTTCCATGGGTCATTACCGAAAAG GATGTTGCTGAACGAGTTGACCTACGTCACCTGGATATTTGTTCTGTGGATCCTCCCGGTTGTACTGATATTGATGATGCGCTACATTGTCGCAGTTTACCAAATGGTAATTATGAAGTGGGTGTTCACATCGCCGATGTTTCGCATTTCATCAGACCGGGAAATGCAATGGATAAAGAAGCCGCCAATAGGGCGACGACAGTATACCTCATCGATAAAAGGATAGACATGGTACCTG attTGTTGAGTTCCAATTTGTGTTCATTGCGTGGCGGTGAAGATAGATTTGCCTTTTCGTGTGTGTGGGAAATGGATGAAAATGCGAACATCATCAGCACAAAGTTCCATAAGAGTATAATCAAATCTAGACTTGCTATGACATATGAAGAAGCTCAGTTGAGAATCGACGATAAATCGCAGAATGATGCTATCGCTAAATCTTTGAGGAATCTTAATAATTTTGCTAAGACTTTGAAGAAACGGAGGATAGATAATGGAGCTTTAGTGTTGGCTTCAATGGAAATTAGGTTCCAG GTGGATTCAGAAACCCATGATCCGATAGAAGTAGAAGCTAAAAAGCAACGTGAAACAAATTCTATGGTTGAAGAGTTCATGTTGTTAGCCAATATATCAGTCGCGCAAAAGATCGATGTAGAATTCCCCGAATGTGCAATGTTGCGTCGTCATCCAGAGCCACCCCAAGCTAACTTCACACCACTCATTAAAGCCGGCCAAAACAGG GGTTATGAAATAATAACTACGACCGGAGGCGCTTTGGCGAAATCGCTCAATGACGCCGTCATGGACGACAATCCATTCTTCAACACGATGCTGAGGATATTGGCAACACGTTGCATGATGCAAGCCGTCTACTTCGCTAGTGGAACCCTTCAAAAGAACGATTTCTTCCATTATGGATTGGCTTGTCCAATATACACACATTTCACTTCACCGATTAGGAG ATATGCTGATATAATTGTTCATCGATTGTTGGCCGCTTGCATCGGAGCTGATAGTACATATACTGAACTCCTTGACAGAAGAGTGACTTCTAaattatgcgaaaatttgaattatCGAAATAGAATGGCACAGTATGCCGGTAGAGCATCAGTAGCGTTGAATAcgcat CTATTCTTTAGAGGAAAAGTTCAACGTGAAGAAGGTTATATTTTGTTTGTTAGAAAGAATGCCTTGCAAATTTTAATTCCCAAATTTGGATTGGAAGGTATTATATACGTCTCGGGAAAGAAGCTTAGTGCTAATCCAAAATCGCCCAAGTTTTCTTATAGTGAAGaa CAACAAACGCAAACTTATGGAGATGTCGTCTTTCACTCATTCGATCCGGTTACGATTCAGTTGAGCTTAGACACGAGCAATGTTCAACACGAAAAGATAGTGTTGCAACTTGTCAAGCCGTATATTGAGGGATTTAGCGTTGGAGATGATGTTGTGATGGATGAAGATTCTTCAGCGAACGGTTCGAAGCGAAATCAAGAAGAAATCAAAACACCCAGTGGTGACAAGCAGGGTAAAAAGAAACGGAAAAGTATTAAGTGA